caatTCCCAGTGAGCTCCAGCAATTCCCAGTGAGCTCCAGCAATTCCCAGTGAGCTCCCAGAACAATTCCAGCCCCACAGGGGGAGCACAAGAGGTGAAGGGAGGGATCAGGGTGACAGTGAGTGACACTGAAGATCAGGAGTGACCCTACATGGACAGCTCCAATATACAGTGCATTCATTCTGAAAATAGAAAAGTCTGtaatttccaggaaaaagagCCTTTCATATATTGGTGTCCCATGCAggtgtttaatttttattttaaattctttttcttcccagcaTACAGCTCATGGCAGTACCCCCCAAGTGTCCAGATTCCCTTGGTATTTGTGGATATGGATAAGAACACTGTGTCCCCTCCAGCTTACAGCCTCTATGCCATGGACCTGCCACCTTCCTATGATGAAGCTGTTCAAATGGGAAAGCAAGTGGCACGGACAAACCAGAAACTTGATGACATCCCTGAACAGGTGACACCACGTGGGCTGAACTCCAGCCAGTCCCCACCTGACACAATCAGCAGAGATCCAGCAACACAGGCAAATTCAGAAGATTCAGAAGATGCCACGAAAGAACAGCCACAAGTCTGACTCAGTTCAGAAGGGGAGAAAAGCAAGGGAAGGACTGTAAGAGTTAAAGAAGACATGAAGAGTTTGGGTTTCTAAGTAGGTTATGATGGAAAGATATTTCTTCTCATGCCCTTGTAATGATCTGtcagaagaaatgttttctgtgacTGCTGTAATCCCCTGGTAAAGCTTCTTCAAGGATATGAAATGAGGTAAAAGGGCAGCAGTTTAAAAGTGGGACATGAATGAGTGTTCATCCTCTGGTAAAAAAGTTGTTCCTTGTGTCCAGCAATAAAAAAGGTTAGGAGAGTTTTGCCACCTTGGGAATAcactcagagcagcacaaacaggAAGCTGTTGTACTAGAACTGAAGTTTCCCAAGCTGGAGTTGAAGGGGAATCCCAGCAAGTGACACTGAGCAGCCTCTGTGGTTTCTCTTCTTTGGGAACACCAAGTGCCCAGGAAGCTGCTGAGGACAAAGAGCTGCTCGTGttcctccaggagcaggaagATGCCAGGACAGGAGAGCATGGAGGGAAATGCTTTGTGTTGGTTCacagctgcaccaagggaaggaggcagaggagacacagacacttctgtgctgctggtggtCATGAGACCCCAAGGGATTGGTTTTGAGGTTCTATAAATCTTTCCACTTCTATTCTCAAGATGTGTTGCCTTGTGGGTGGTTCCCTTTGCTATTTAATTTTTCCAGATAAAGTACACATGAATTCCAAAGAGACACCTGTACACATGGTTCAGTATTATTGATGTGTTTCAAATATTCATCAAATATTTCAAAGATGCCTTTATATTTTGTGATCTGCTCAGGTGTCAGGGTGTCAGGCAGCACAAAGAGAAATCCCAGGTTCCTGGCAGCTTTTACCAGTTCAGCACGTGGACAAGCTCAGGAATGAGCAGGGTGACACAAAACATGCCTGTGCTGAGCCATCCAGAGATACAAACACCACAGAACAGGCTGGGCAAAAGCTCAAAGAAAATACTCTTAGGGATGGTTCTTTGTGAAGTACTGATAGAGGGAGAACTGCTGAGCATCATTTTAGAGCTGGGAGCTTGGAGCTGATTACAGCAGTAGCAGCCCAGACAAAAACATGGGCTCCAGAGGCAGGGTTTTAATGCCAGCTTTTTCCCTTGCTCTTCCATATTCCAAATGGTCCAAATTTTGTCCACTCCTGAGCAGTGATTTTCTTTGAATCCACTTCAGCAAGGTGCTAATCTGGCTGCTTTAGGAACATGAGCAATTGCCAGGGTGGCTCATGGCTCTGGGTAAGAGCAGCAAGCACAGCCTGAGCACTCGCTGCTATTAGTGAATGTAGCATAAATTTAGGTGTCTGTCATTAACAGGCAGGAGAAGTGGTGGGCACAAAAGCCTGCACAGCTTTTAGAACACTGTTATTCTCTGACAACCATTACTGCAAGAACTGCCCTGGAAATGAGCACTAATGATTTAAAGATGAAGATCTCTGGCAGCCACAGgcccaggatgctgctgcagaGTCATGTGTGAGCTGTCCATGAGTctggctccccagggaagggtcaaTTCTATTTTTAACTTGCATGTAACTTACTATGAGGGCTGACTGGTGCAACAAATCTGCTTCTCTTGTGTCTCCTCTCTGTCATCCTTCATTacatttctgctgttttattctttgctcTGCTTTCCTTATGTGTGTCAAGATGGAGGCTGGGCATAACCAGGGTAACTGTTTGGATGTGTCTGCCTGGAAGGGCAGTGTATGCCCAGCTCGGGATGTCTCCAAGTCATAAACGCAGcagatgtatttttatttattgaacTTTACTACAGCGCTCAGAACGAA
This genomic interval from Melospiza georgiana isolate bMelGeo1 chromosome 22, bMelGeo1.pri, whole genome shotgun sequence contains the following:
- the TMEM52 gene encoding transmembrane protein 52 isoform X1, translating into MHCLISESSAFLHRCPQNMSDWTSLWYVWLILLLVFLLLLCGVSVSCVRFCCRKKRIPVEPFPRHPCDLAVIGIDSDSTAHSTVTSYSSWQYPPSVQIPLVFVDMDKNTVSPPAYSLYAMDLPPSYDEAVQMGKQVARTNQKLDDIPEQVTPRGLNSSQSPPDTISRDPATQANSEDSEDATKEQPQV
- the TMEM52 gene encoding transmembrane protein 52 isoform X2, encoding MSDWTSLWYVWLILLLVFLLLLCGVSVSCVRFCCRKKRIPVEPFPRHPCDLAVIGIDSDSTAHSTVTSYSSWQYPPSVQIPLVFVDMDKNTVSPPAYSLYAMDLPPSYDEAVQMGKQVARTNQKLDDIPEQVTPRGLNSSQSPPDTISRDPATQANSEDSEDATKEQPQV